From the Leptolyngbya sp. O-77 genome, one window contains:
- a CDS encoding Uma2 family endonuclease, whose translation MVAIVKKPLTFEEFLNWDDGSGRSFELVNGVAMPLSEPTAKHEDVVEGLCRLLVDHCQSLKLPYVPRQGKQVRLVARSGEPQSSRKADIVVFAKEEWDRMRESSAPAAAYIPPPLVIEVVSTNWRDDYRIKLNEYETLGILEYWIVDYAGLGGVQYIGSPKQPTITVNSLIDGEYQAQQYQGETSIVSPTFPQLQLAIAQIIAMTET comes from the coding sequence ATGGTTGCAATTGTCAAAAAGCCCCTTACCTTTGAGGAATTTCTCAACTGGGATGATGGCTCCGGCAGGTCCTTTGAGTTGGTGAATGGAGTTGCGATGCCCCTCAGCGAACCAACTGCGAAACATGAGGATGTCGTGGAGGGATTATGTCGTCTTTTGGTTGATCATTGCCAATCGCTCAAGCTGCCCTACGTACCTCGCCAGGGCAAACAAGTAAGGCTTGTCGCCAGGTCCGGTGAACCTCAATCCAGCCGCAAGGCAGATATCGTCGTGTTTGCCAAAGAAGAATGGGACAGAATGCGTGAAAGTTCTGCCCCGGCTGCGGCGTATATTCCACCGCCTCTGGTGATTGAAGTGGTTAGCACCAACTGGCGCGATGACTATCGAATTAAACTGAATGAGTACGAAACCTTGGGAATTTTAGAGTATTGGATTGTGGATTATGCAGGGCTGGGCGGTGTGCAGTATATCGGCTCTCCCAAGCAGCCAACCATCACAGTTAATTCCCTGATTGATGGGGAATACCAGGCGCAGCAATACCAGGGCGAAACCTCGATTGTGTCGCCGACGTTTCCGCAGTTACAGTTGGCGATCGCCCAGATTATTGCCATGACTGAAACGTAG
- a CDS encoding 16S rRNA (uracil(1498)-N(3))-methyltransferase, whose product MSQLQRLTIAPAQISGSDIWLTPEQQHYLWRVLRLQGGDRLLAMDGLGHCWLVSVEPPDQMQILEEQTPIAATELPRSVALLMSMLKGQGMDDVVRQATELGAAQIVPILSDRTLLHPSPQKLDRWRRIAQEAAEQSERQFVPTIFDPQPWSEALNVWNAGTYDAYLCEARGDRPHLLSILLSAHSASPSTKPIAIAIGPEGGWTNAEIDRAIAVGYRVVSLGRRVLRATTAPAAALSILAAALEQDTSSSG is encoded by the coding sequence GTGTCCCAGCTTCAGCGGCTTACCATTGCACCCGCCCAAATCAGCGGGTCTGATATCTGGCTTACGCCAGAGCAGCAGCACTATTTATGGCGGGTGTTGCGGCTTCAGGGGGGCGATCGCCTTCTGGCAATGGACGGTCTGGGGCACTGCTGGCTGGTTTCGGTCGAGCCGCCCGACCAGATGCAAATTTTGGAGGAACAAACCCCGATTGCAGCAACGGAACTGCCACGCTCTGTCGCGCTGCTGATGTCCATGCTCAAGGGTCAGGGCATGGACGATGTCGTCCGCCAAGCAACGGAACTAGGCGCAGCGCAGATTGTGCCGATTTTGAGCGATCGCACGCTGCTCCATCCCAGTCCCCAAAAGCTCGACCGCTGGCGGCGCATTGCCCAAGAGGCCGCTGAGCAATCCGAACGCCAGTTTGTGCCAACGATCTTCGATCCACAGCCCTGGAGCGAGGCGCTAAACGTTTGGAATGCGGGAACCTATGACGCTTATCTGTGCGAAGCAAGGGGCGATCGCCCCCATTTGCTCAGTATCCTCCTATCAGCGCATAGCGCATCCCCATCAACAAAACCGATTGCGATCGCTATTGGCCCAGAAGGCGGCTGGACGAATGCCGAAATCGACAGGGCGATCGCCGTAGGCTATCGAGTCGTGTCGCTGGGGCGGCGCGTGCTGCGAGCCACCACCGCACCTGCGGCCGCGCTGTCAATCCTTGCAGCGGCCCTGGAGCAAGACACGTCTTCCAGCGGCTAA
- a CDS encoding cupin domain-containing protein encodes MDHAPCLCDLTALYALGLLDETGLQQINDYLEECPELATEMAELEETVATLPYSLDWMSPAADLKDRLFQRLHQDAVQPAGSSLSEAAPPPAAEPLAAFSFRQMREAVAAARILMRQFSSGNRLTVRGRDLDWQPYRVPGVSVAPLYVDLAKREVTALLKAEPGAVYPIHRHAAPEEIYMLDGDLRIDGEVYGAGDYIRSRQGTVHEPSETVGGCMFLVRTSLDDEYFQLQMR; translated from the coding sequence ATGGATCACGCCCCTTGCTTGTGTGACCTGACCGCGCTGTATGCCCTGGGGTTGCTCGACGAGACTGGTCTTCAGCAAATCAACGACTATCTAGAAGAATGTCCAGAACTGGCTACCGAAATGGCCGAACTGGAAGAAACTGTGGCAACGCTGCCCTACAGTTTGGATTGGATGTCGCCCGCTGCCGACTTAAAAGATCGACTGTTTCAGCGCCTCCATCAGGACGCGGTTCAGCCTGCTGGCTCAAGCCTGTCCGAAGCCGCTCCTCCGCCAGCCGCAGAACCCCTCGCTGCTTTTTCGTTCCGCCAGATGCGAGAGGCAGTCGCAGCCGCACGGATATTGATGCGCCAGTTTTCTAGCGGCAACCGACTGACGGTGCGCGGCCGCGACCTCGACTGGCAGCCCTACCGGGTTCCTGGCGTTTCCGTTGCGCCGCTCTACGTAGATCTGGCAAAGCGAGAAGTAACCGCACTGCTCAAGGCAGAACCGGGTGCAGTCTATCCGATTCATCGTCATGCAGCTCCCGAAGAGATTTACATGCTCGATGGAGACTTGAGGATCGATGGTGAAGTATACGGCGCGGGGGACTATATTCGCTCTCGCCAGGGAACGGTGCATGAGCCATCTGAAACGGTGGGGGGCTGCATGTTTTTGGTGCGGACTTCGCTAGACGATGAGTATTTTCAGCTTCAAATGCGCTAG